A window of Bacteroidota bacterium contains these coding sequences:
- a CDS encoding cbb3-type cytochrome c oxidase N-terminal domain-containing protein, which translates to MKNRIPVYITIPLVLITIAVVIALMLDTEKYPGFWESPYLWMFMFVVALLLLAIDAVNKSLDAIKLHNMSAEERAEVLKGKRTGWKALMNSLTDAKPIEHEKDVLLDHDYDGIQELDNELPPWWVWLFYITIFFAFAYIIRFYVMDGPNQTEEYEIEMAEAKAEVEEYLKNTPDLVSLENVEMLTDAASMDEGNKIFQANCAACHTADGGGMIGPNLTDEYWILGGGIKDVFKTISNGGRPGKGMIAWSASLRPTQIQQVSSFVLSLKGTTPQNPKAPEGDKWEE; encoded by the coding sequence ATGAAAAATCGTATCCCTGTTTATATTACAATTCCATTGGTTTTAATAACCATTGCTGTTGTAATAGCCCTAATGCTAGATACCGAAAAGTATCCGGGATTTTGGGAAAGTCCATATTTATGGATGTTTATGTTTGTTGTGGCACTCTTGTTATTGGCAATCGATGCTGTAAACAAATCGCTGGATGCTATTAAGCTCCACAACATGTCGGCCGAAGAACGTGCTGAAGTTTTAAAAGGTAAAAGAACCGGATGGAAAGCCCTGATGAACAGTTTGACAGATGCAAAACCTATTGAACATGAAAAGGATGTGCTTCTCGATCATGACTATGATGGTATTCAGGAGTTAGACAACGAGCTTCCTCCATGGTGGGTTTGGTTGTTCTACATAACTATTTTCTTCGCATTTGCCTACATAATCAGGTTCTACGTTATGGATGGTCCTAATCAGACCGAAGAGTATGAAATAGAAATGGCAGAAGCAAAAGCTGAAGTTGAAGAATACTTAAAGAATACACCTGATTTAGTGAGCCTGGAAAATGTTGAAATGTTGACTGATGCTGCCTCTATGGATGAAGGAAATAAAATATTTCAGGCAAACTGTGCTGCATGTCATACTGCCGATGGAGGAGGTATGATAGGTCCAAACCTAACAGATGAATATTGGATATTGGGGGGAGGAATTAAAGATGTGTTTAAAACAATCTCCAATGGTGGTCGTCCGGGAAAAGGAATGATTGCCTGGAGCGCATCATTGAGACCTACACAAATTCAACAGGTTTCCAGTTTTGTACTTTCGCTGAAAGGAACAACTCCGCAAAATCCAAAAGCTCCAGAAGGAGATAAATGGGAGGAATAA
- a CDS encoding CcoQ/FixQ family Cbb3-type cytochrome c oxidase assembly chaperone translates to MLRFIKHHMTSMEGIEIYPIISLLIFFLFFAAVTWFAIKTPDKTIHENEMLPFDDSNSDNIL, encoded by the coding sequence ATGCTTAGATTTATAAAACATCACATGACAAGTATGGAGGGTATAGAGATATATCCGATAATTTCATTGTTGATCTTCTTCCTGTTCTTTGCTGCCGTTACTTGGTTTGCAATAAAAACACCGGATAAGACAATTCATGAAAATGAGATGCTTCCGTTTGATGATTCTAACTCAGATAATATTTTATAA
- the ccoN gene encoding cytochrome-c oxidase, cbb3-type subunit I, translating into MEVQKFYYDNKIVRNFLYATIVWGVVGMLVGLMVAFLFFFPEWMAQDKWSLPWLSFGRLRPLHTNAVIFAFVGNSIFTGVYYSTQRLLKTRMYSDLLSQINFWGWQLIIVAAAITFPFGYNSSKEYAELEWPIDIAIAVVWLVFGYNLIATIIKRRERHIYVAIWFYIATFVTITILHVFNNLEVPVSLMAMKSYSVYAGVQDALVQWWYGHNAVAFFLTTPILGLMYYFVPKAAQRPVYSYRLSIIHFWSLIFLYIWAGPHHLLYSALPDWAQSLGTVFSIMLIAPSWGGMINGLLTLRGVWDKVREDPILKFFVVAITGYGMSTFEGPMLSLKNVNAIGHFTDWIVGHVHIGALAWNGFLAFGMIYWLLPRMWKTNLYSQKLANLHFWIGTLGILFYAIPLYWAGFAQAAMWKQFNPDGTLVYGNFLETVTQILPMYMMRAFGGTLYLIGILILAWNAIMTIRQGSAVEDEAAEAADLEPVTVSRLPGETWHYALERKPVQFTILAVIAIAIGGAVEIIPTIVVKSNIPTIEAVRPLTALEVEGRDIYIREGCNNCHSQMIRPFRSETERYGEYSKAGEYVYDHPFLWGSKRTGPDLMRIGGKYNDAWHFSHMYDPRITSPGSIMPRYPWLFTDKLDYSLVSEKLKTLSIVGVPYSDTYIEGATANLEEQANEISANLNKDPNIEITADAEIISLIAYLQRLGVDIKTE; encoded by the coding sequence ATGGAAGTTCAGAAGTTTTACTACGACAACAAGATCGTTCGCAATTTCTTGTATGCAACCATCGTATGGGGAGTAGTGGGAATGTTGGTAGGGCTAATGGTGGCCTTTCTGTTTTTTTTCCCGGAATGGATGGCACAGGACAAATGGTCGTTACCATGGCTTAGTTTTGGTCGTTTACGTCCTCTTCACACAAATGCCGTGATTTTTGCCTTTGTAGGTAATTCAATTTTTACCGGGGTTTATTACTCAACCCAGCGATTACTTAAAACCAGAATGTACAGTGATCTGCTCAGCCAGATTAATTTTTGGGGATGGCAACTAATAATAGTTGCTGCCGCTATTACATTTCCCTTTGGTTACAACTCAAGTAAAGAATATGCCGAATTAGAGTGGCCAATTGATATTGCAATTGCAGTTGTTTGGTTAGTATTTGGCTACAACCTTATTGCTACAATTATAAAAAGACGTGAGCGTCATATTTATGTAGCAATTTGGTTCTATATAGCAACTTTTGTAACAATTACAATCCTCCACGTATTTAATAACTTAGAGGTGCCTGTATCATTAATGGCGATGAAGAGTTATTCGGTTTATGCCGGAGTGCAGGATGCTCTTGTTCAATGGTGGTATGGACATAATGCAGTGGCATTTTTCCTAACAACGCCAATTTTAGGTTTAATGTACTATTTTGTACCTAAAGCAGCCCAACGTCCTGTATATTCATACAGACTTTCTATTATTCACTTTTGGTCATTAATCTTCCTGTATATTTGGGCAGGACCACACCACTTACTTTACAGTGCATTACCCGATTGGGCACAAAGTTTAGGTACGGTATTCTCAATTATGCTTATTGCACCATCCTGGGGAGGTATGATAAACGGACTTTTAACACTTCGCGGTGTATGGGATAAGGTTCGTGAAGATCCGATTCTAAAATTCTTTGTAGTTGCTATTACAGGTTATGGTATGTCAACTTTCGAAGGACCAATGCTTTCTTTGAAAAATGTAAATGCCATAGGTCACTTTACTGACTGGATAGTTGGTCACGTACACATTGGTGCATTAGCATGGAACGGATTCCTGGCATTTGGTATGATTTACTGGTTGTTGCCTAGAATGTGGAAAACTAATTTGTATTCTCAGAAATTGGCAAATTTACATTTCTGGATAGGTACCTTAGGTATTTTGTTCTACGCGATTCCTTTATATTGGGCCGGATTTGCCCAGGCAGCGATGTGGAAACAATTCAACCCCGACGGAACTTTAGTATATGGAAATTTCCTTGAAACAGTTACGCAGATTTTACCGATGTATATGATGCGTGCCTTTGGAGGAACTTTATATCTTATAGGGATTCTAATTCTTGCCTGGAACGCAATTATGACTATTAGGCAGGGTAGTGCTGTTGAAGATGAGGCCGCCGAAGCTGCAGATCTTGAACCGGTAACAGTATCGAGATTACCGGGCGAAACATGGCATTATGCATTAGAGCGTAAACCGGTACAATTTACAATACTGGCAGTTATTGCTATTGCTATTGGCGGGGCTGTTGAAATTATTCCTACAATTGTAGTTAAATCAAATATTCCTACTATAGAGGCTGTACGTCCTCTTACGGCTCTCGAAGTTGAAGGTAGAGATATTTATATCAGAGAAGGTTGTAACAACTGCCACTCTCAGATGATTCGTCCGTTCCGTTCGGAAACCGAGCGTTATGGCGAATACTCAAAAGCAGGTGAATATGTATATGATCACCCATTCCTTTGGGGATCAAAGCGTACAGGTCCGGACCTTATGAGAATTGGAGGTAAATACAACGATGCATGGCATTTTAGCCACATGTACGACCCGCGTATTACATCGCCGGGATCTATAATGCCACGTTATCCGTGGTTGTTTACCGATAAACTGGATTATTCACTGGTTTCAGAAAAATTAAAGACCCTTTCAATTGTAGGTGTTCCATATTCTGATACATATATCGAAGGAGCAACTGCTAATCTTGAGGAACAGGCAAACGAAATATCTGCTAACCTGAACAAGGATCCTAACATTGAAATTACTGCAGATGCAGAGATAATTTCACTGATAGCATACCTGCAACGTTTAGGTGTTGATATAAAAACCGAATAA
- the ccoS gene encoding cbb3-type cytochrome oxidase assembly protein CcoS translates to MNVLYVLIVVSLLVALFFLGVFLYAVKKGQYDDDYTPSVRMLFDDELVEEKEEKDKNESNDEKLEHNN, encoded by the coding sequence ATGAATGTACTTTACGTATTAATAGTTGTAAGTTTATTGGTCGCTCTCTTTTTTCTGGGTGTTTTTTTATATGCAGTAAAAAAAGGCCAGTATGATGATGATTATACGCCATCGGTAAGAATGTTATTTGATGATGAGTTGGTGGAGGAGAAGGAGGAAAAAGACAAGAATGAATCTAACGATGAAAAGCTAGAACATAATAATTAA
- a CDS encoding pyridoxal-dependent decarboxylase, which produces MKFWKKLSHADINKKISRALRENVNFKNDTTLGIPASRLDSEVFYDNAPFLKDAPILRTFVQNPNHIGCHTFGESEAFFAGTQALERELIELLAVDMLKGDENDNFDGYVASGGTEANIQAIWIYRNYYRRMFKAKHEEIAIISSADSHYSMPKAGNLLNIDWIEVPVDFSTRKIKIDELDKTIIKAKQDGKKYFIVVANMATTMFGSVDNPNNYVDAMLKHEVEFKMHVDGAFGGFIYPISNPDTTVNFTNPHISSITLDAHKMLQAPYGTGVFIARKNLMKYVFTEEAQYVSGMDITLSGSRSGANALAVWMILFTYGPFGWLEKINKLLYRTKWLTEQLDELGISYFREPKMNIVTMEAKHIPADIVKKYGLVPQTHTGDNKWYKIVVMDHVDLDDLEKFINDIKETKQ; this is translated from the coding sequence ATGAAATTTTGGAAGAAATTATCGCATGCAGATATCAATAAAAAAATATCGCGTGCATTAAGGGAAAATGTAAATTTTAAGAACGATACAACACTCGGAATTCCTGCATCCAGGTTAGATAGTGAAGTTTTCTATGACAATGCCCCATTTCTGAAAGATGCCCCTATACTCAGAACATTTGTTCAAAACCCGAACCATATTGGCTGTCATACTTTTGGAGAATCGGAAGCATTTTTCGCGGGTACCCAGGCTCTGGAACGCGAGTTAATCGAGCTATTGGCCGTTGACATGCTGAAAGGTGATGAAAATGACAATTTCGACGGGTATGTTGCCAGTGGAGGAACTGAAGCAAACATCCAGGCTATTTGGATATACAGAAACTACTATAGAAGGATGTTTAAGGCTAAACATGAGGAAATAGCCATAATATCTTCTGCTGATTCTCATTATTCCATGCCCAAAGCCGGTAATTTATTGAACATTGACTGGATTGAGGTTCCTGTTGATTTCAGCACGAGAAAGATTAAGATTGATGAACTTGATAAAACCATTATCAAGGCAAAACAGGATGGTAAAAAATACTTTATTGTTGTTGCAAATATGGCTACAACAATGTTTGGTTCGGTAGATAACCCAAACAATTATGTTGATGCAATGCTAAAACATGAAGTTGAGTTTAAGATGCATGTTGATGGTGCCTTTGGTGGTTTTATTTATCCGATCAGTAACCCCGACACAACTGTTAACTTTACAAATCCACATATTAGTTCTATAACCCTGGATGCACATAAAATGCTACAGGCTCCGTATGGAACAGGTGTTTTCATAGCCCGCAAAAACCTGATGAAGTATGTATTCACAGAAGAGGCTCAATACGTTAGCGGAATGGACATCACATTAAGTGGCAGCAGATCAGGTGCAAATGCTTTAGCAGTTTGGATGATACTGTTTACTTATGGCCCATTTGGGTGGCTGGAAAAGATAAACAAACTACTGTACAGAACTAAATGGCTCACCGAACAACTTGACGAACTTGGTATATCTTATTTCAGGGAACCAAAAATGAATATAGTAACTATGGAGGCTAAACATATTCCGGCTGACATAGTAAAAAAGTACGGACTTGTACCACAAACTCATACAGGAGACAACAAATGGTATAAAATTGTAGTAATGGACCATGTTGATCTCGATGATCTGGAAAAATTCATTAATGATATAAAAGAAACAAAACAATAA